The following coding sequences lie in one Kiritimatiellia bacterium genomic window:
- a CDS encoding ABC transporter permease: MRTLIGKLGENALNKARDTAHLFALLWSILFLAAKGGAWPRTTRNVFARQILFTGVEALKFVSLVAIMTGLSVVLQAQLWLGKTGQSQMLGSILVIVIVRELAPLLVNFILIGRSGTAIAVELGNMKVLGEIHLLECQGIAPLLYLIMPRALAFAICVFCLTIWFIIISFGGGYLYGMLAGVGTGAPDLFIANVLRAVHLPDVFSLLAKTFLPGMFTAVICASEGIGVGTAITEVPQAATRAVVRSIAALFILSALVSILTYA; this comes from the coding sequence ATGAGAACATTGATCGGCAAGCTCGGCGAAAATGCGCTGAACAAGGCGCGCGACACGGCGCATCTTTTTGCGCTCCTGTGGAGCATCCTGTTTCTGGCGGCCAAAGGCGGCGCCTGGCCGCGCACCACCCGTAACGTCTTTGCCCGCCAGATTTTATTTACCGGCGTTGAAGCGCTTAAATTTGTCTCGCTGGTCGCGATCATGACGGGTCTCTCCGTGGTCCTGCAGGCCCAGCTCTGGCTCGGCAAAACCGGGCAATCGCAGATGCTGGGAAGCATTCTCGTCATTGTCATTGTGCGCGAGCTGGCGCCCCTCCTGGTGAATTTTATCCTGATCGGCCGCAGCGGCACGGCGATTGCCGTGGAACTGGGCAACATGAAAGTCCTGGGGGAAATTCATCTTCTGGAATGCCAGGGCATTGCCCCCCTGCTTTATCTGATCATGCCGCGCGCGCTGGCTTTTGCCATATGCGTCTTTTGCCTGACCATCTGGTTTATTATAATCTCGTTCGGCGGCGGTTACCTGTATGGCATGCTGGCCGGCGTCGGCACCGGCGCGCCTGATTTGTTCATCGCCAACGTGCTTAGAGCCGTGCATCTGCCCGACGTGTTCAGCCTGTTGGCCAAAACTTTTCTGCCCGGCATGTTTACGGCCGTTATCTGCGCTTCCGAAGGCATCGGCGTGGGAACGGCGATTACGGAAGTGCCCCAGGCGGCGACCCGGGCCGTGGTGCGCTCAATTGCCGCGCTCTTTATTCTCTCGGCGCTCGTTTCAATTCTCACTTATGCTTGA
- a CDS encoding lysophospholipid acyltransferase family protein produces the protein MMPLPRGGRIELFMENSYLSYRLAQIFSRRLPRRFSYWLALRIADRFFAEDEKGRRAVMANLAHILQSKNVSASEETLRQMARRTFQLFGKYLVDFFKFSRMTPAEVRRLVSIEHIDYLEQARSFDKGVIFIAAHLGNWELGGAIMTALGYRLNVVFLPQRLDKINRLFDQQRKERGIRLIPIGRAARGVLQALKRKECVVMLADRDFTAHHHMVNFFGKPALLSSGPARIALRTKTPIVPAFVLRQPNDTFLLRFYPPLIVREDSTLEEINLKIGAVMEKEIAQHPEQWFIFDPFWQNNTARAVGAQPAGLRDGAK, from the coding sequence AGATTTTCAGCCGCCGGCTGCCGCGCCGGTTTTCATACTGGCTGGCGCTGCGCATTGCCGACCGGTTTTTCGCGGAGGATGAAAAAGGCCGCCGGGCGGTCATGGCCAATCTGGCGCATATTCTCCAGTCCAAAAACGTATCGGCCTCGGAGGAAACGCTGCGGCAGATGGCGCGCAGGACTTTTCAGTTGTTCGGGAAATACCTGGTGGATTTTTTCAAGTTTTCGCGGATGACCCCGGCGGAAGTCCGCCGCCTGGTCAGCATTGAGCACATTGATTACCTGGAACAGGCGCGCAGTTTTGACAAGGGCGTGATTTTTATCGCCGCCCATCTCGGCAACTGGGAGCTGGGCGGGGCGATCATGACCGCCCTCGGCTACCGGCTGAACGTGGTTTTCCTGCCCCAGCGGCTTGATAAAATAAACCGGCTTTTTGACCAACAGCGCAAAGAAAGGGGCATCCGGCTTATTCCGATCGGGCGCGCCGCGCGCGGGGTTCTGCAGGCCTTAAAACGAAAGGAATGCGTGGTGATGCTGGCGGACCGCGATTTTACGGCCCACCATCATATGGTAAATTTCTTCGGCAAGCCCGCCCTGCTTTCCAGCGGACCGGCGCGGATCGCGCTGCGCACAAAGACGCCGATTGTCCCGGCTTTTGTTTTGCGCCAGCCCAACGACACTTTCCTGCTCCGCTTTTATCCCCCGCTCATCGTCAGGGAGGATTCCACGCTGGAAGAAATCAACCTGAAAATCGGCGCGGTCATGGAAAAAGAAATTGCGCAGCATCCTGAACAGTGGTTCATTTTTGATCCTTTCTGGCAGAACAATACGGCCCGGGCGGTCGGCGCGCAACCGGCCGGGTTGCGGGACGGCGCGAAATAG